GCCCCCGAGGCTGGCCGCGATGTCGTCCGAGACCGTGACGTCCAGATCCTGGACGGACAGGCGCCGGAGCCGGACGTTCACCGGAAGAGAGTCCCAGGTGAAAGGCGGTTTCTCCTCCTCGCTGGGCGGGGCCAGGTACTCGACGTTCCACCCCAGGCCGGGAATCTCGATCAGGTTGACCTTCACCCCCCGGGCCTCGGCCACATCCAGGCTGATACGGTTCTCGGCGAGGAGCTTTCCCAGATCGTAGCGAAGGACGAGCTCGTCGAGCCGCACGGCCGGCGCGCGGTCGAACTCCTCACTGGAGAGGACGACGAGGTCGCGCACCACCAAGCCGGTCAGGGGCGAGATGAAGACGGGGCCGACGGACACCTCACCCTGGAGGTTTTCGTTGACCAGCCCCAGCACCAGTTCCTTGAGTTTCTCTTCGGGGTAGAGTAGGCGGAAGAGGAGGGTGGCGAGGACGACGAGGGTCGCCGCCCCGGCGAGGATGCCGACTAAAATCTGGGCCGTCCAGCGGCCTATCGCTTGTGTGGTTTTTATCAACCGTTCGCCGTCCCGCGCCGTTTTCTCTCCGGGCGCACTTGAGACTCTGTATTGTACCTGATTCGACGCGGCGGAGAAAACGGGCCCGAGGTGCCTAAACCTGCAATGGCTGGATGGATGGCGACGCGGTCCTTGTCCCTGCCGGCCGGCGGTTCCCATCCGCCGCCGTCCGGGAAACCGGTCACCTACTCTCCGGACCCCAGGCTGGCGCCGGGGTCCCCTTTTTGCTATATTGACACCGTGCATCCGACGTTGGAGGCTCCGTTGCGGGCAACCCTCATCCTGCTCCTCTTCTTCTGCGCATCCTGGGCCATGCCCGGCATGCCGCTGGAGCTCTACGACTACTACGGGCTCACCGTCCCGGCGAACCTGACCGAGCCGGAGCGCCCCGACGGCGTGGACCAGCCATCCCCGGTTCCCACAACGGCCAACTTCACTGTCAGACCCCTTATCCTCCTGGTGGATTTCGACGACCAGCCGGCGGACAAGGACATCCACCCGCCGCTGGAGTACGGGAAGATAATCTTCCGCCGTAACCAGGAGCCGGGCACCTTCACCGACTACTGGGACGAGGTGACCGGCAGCCGGGTGCGGATCGTGGGCGACGAGGAATCCGACGTGGATTCGGCCTGGATCCGGGTCAGCGGAACCTACGACCCCACCGGCGAGGACCTGGATTACGCGTTCTTCACCGACGGGGAGTACGGTTTCGGCGGCTACCCGCACAACACCCAGGGGATGGTGCGCTACGCCCTGATGGCCGCCGACCCCCGGATCAACTTCGCCGATTACGACAACGACGGCCCCGACGGCATACCCCGCTCCGCAGACCCCGAGCACTCCGACGACGACGGCTACGTGGACGCCCTCTTCGTCGTCCACGCCGGGTGGGGCGCCGAGCAGAGCCGGGACCCCGGGAACATCTGGAGCTGCAAGTGGGACCTCGAGTCCGACGGGGGTCCCGGGTCCTTCGCCACCGACGACGGGGTCAAGATCAAAGATTTCATGGTCGTGCCCGAGGAGCTCCTGGACAACTCCGACGACGGCAACGAGCTTTTAATCACCATCGGCGTTTTCTGCCACGACTTCGGATACAAGCTCGGCCTGCCCGCGCTCTACGACACCACCCCCAACCGCTGGGACGCCGACTCCTACGGCATCGGTTACTGGGGGTTGATGGGCTACGGCGCCTGGACGGGAATCGTGGCCTATCCCCAGCGCGTCCCGCTCCCCGGCAACTGCCCCGTGCACCCCTGCGCGTGGAGCAAGTACCACGCGGGTTGGGTCACGGTGACCAACGCCACCCAGGGCCGCAACCAGCCGCACGCCATCTACCGGGCCGAGAGCTCGGCGCCGCCCGACGCCACCCGGTTCCTGAGAATCACCATCGCCGGTCCCGAGGAGTACTTCCTGTTGGAGAACCGCCAGCAGGTGGGCTTCGACCGCGGCCTTTCGTTTCTTGCGCACATAGACCCCGACGACCCGACGCCCTGCGACGGCCTTCTCATCTGGCACATTGACGAGCGGGTCATCGAGGACAACCTCGCGGGCAACACCGTCAACGGGAACAAGCAGCACAAGGGCGTGGACCTTGAGGAGGCCGACGGCTACAACGACCTCGACTTCCGGGTGAACCTGGGCGACGACGGGGATCCCTTCCCGGGAAAATTCTCGAAGCGGGAGTTCGGACCCGATACGACGCCCGATTCCCTCCCCTACGGCTCCAGTGAGTCCACCTGTTACATCGAGCGCATCAGCGACTCGGGCAACCCGATGACCCTCTACGTGACCAGCATCCGCAATCCCTTGACCCAAGGGGTGATGGCGGGGCCCAACCCCTACTACCCCGAGCGGGATGACCACCTCACCTTCTTCTTCAAGTTCGGCATCCGGGTCACCGTCCGCATCTACACGCTCTCCGGAGACCTGGTGCGCACCATCGGCGAGGACGAGGTGGACGAGGCCTTCGGCCAGGCGACTTGGTACGGGGACAACGATAACGGGAGCCAGGTGGCCACGGGGCTCTACTTCTTCACCGTGGATTCGGGCGATTACCACGTGGGCCACGGCAAGTTCACGGTCATCCGCTGATGGGGGCCGGTATGCGAGAGATTTCACCGCGGTCGCATCGGGTCCGTATCCTGCTGATGACCCTCGTTCTGGCGAGCCTGGCCCTGGCGGCCGACGGACCGGGCACCGTGGGGGCCGATTTCCTCCGGCTGGGGATCGGCGCCCGACCCATGGCGCTGGCCGGGGCCTACACCGCCATCGCCGACGACGTCTTCGGCATGGCCGCCAATCCCGCCGGTATGGCCCAGATAATCAACGCCGAGCTGGGTTCCTACTACGCCAACATCATCGGCGATGTGCACCACGGCTGGATCGGATTCACCCATGACATCAGCGACATGTGGAGCTACGGCGTGGAGCTGAACATGGTCTACACCTCCGAGACCCGCCGGGATTCCTACGGCGACCCGATAGGAACCTACAGCGTGGGACTGGGCACCCTGGGCGGAGCCATCTCCATGGAGCCGCTCCCGGGCTTTTCGCTGGGGCTTTCCGGGCACTACGTCGTCCAGAAGTACGACCAGGAGGTGGGCCAAGGCTTCGCCGGCGATTTCGGCCTCCTCTACCACACCCGGTTCAACGGCCTCCGGGTGGGCCTGGTTCTGGAAAATTTGGGCCCCAAAGTGAAGTTCCAGGAGCTCTCCGAGTCCATGCCCATGGGGGTCCGCGTCGGTCTCGGCTCGAGCATGTTCCAAGAGACGCTGACCGTGACCGGCGACTTCTCCTACGGCTTCGAGGGGACGTTGGAGGCCTGCGCCGGGGTCGAGTGGGAGGCGGTTCGGGGCGTGTCGTTCCGCGCCGGCTACAACATTCTCGGGGACTTCGACTCCTGGTCCGGCATCTCCTTGGGAATCGGCCTGGACGCTCTGTCCGGCCTGATCGTAGGCGAGCTGGACTACGCCTTCGTCCCCCAGTTGCCCATGGGTTACGTGCACCGCGTCAGCTACACCCTGAAGTTTTAACCCGTTCGGCGTGATTTGGGTGGAGCCGGGGGGTAGGTAGAATCGGTTTCCCTCTCCCCGTGGGAGTGGCGCGCCGACGGGTCGGGGCGGAGAACATAAAATGCGGCGGGGATGGGAACCGAGCGAACCGAGCGAAGCGAGCTACGCCTCTGGCGAACCGAGCTATGCCCCTGGCAAACCGAGCGAAGCGAGTTACGCCCCGGCGAATCCCCGCCCTACGTCATCGCAATCCGGCGGTCGAAATTTCCCCTGACCGCACCCTGGCGGACCTGAAAGTCCACCTTTGCGTCATCGTATCCGTTAGGCGCCGGCGGGTTTGGACACCACCCCCTCCGTCCATCCGTCGTGGGTCCGATTCTAAAGAGGGTTCACCGTTGAGCCCTTTATTAATATCCCCGCATCGTGATATACTGCCTTGGCTTGCAACAGCCGATTCAAGACTTTTATAAGGTCGCCCGGAGGGAGCATTGATGAAGAAAAAGCACTTTTTTACCTCGGAGTCCGTCACCGAGGGGCACCCGGACAAGATAGCCGATCAAATTTCCGACGGGGTTTTAGACTCCGCGCTGGAACAGGATATCCATTCCCGTGTGGCCTGCGAGACACTGGTCACCACCGGTCTGGCCATCGTCACCGGGGAGATTACCACCAACGGGTTTATAGACATCCCGAGCATCGTCCGGGGGACGGTGAAGGAGATAGGTTACACCGACGCCCGCATGGGCTTCGATTACGAGTCCATCGGGATTCTCTCGGCCATAGATCCCCAGTCCCCGGACATCGCCCAGGGCGTGAATGAGTCATCCGCCCACGAGCAGGGCGCCGGCGACCAGGGGCTGATGTTCGGCTACGCCACCGATGAGACGCCGGAGCTGATGCCCTTGACCGCGTCTTTGGCCCACAAGCTGGCGATGCGGCTGGCCGAGGTGCGCAAGACCGGCGTCGTCTCCCATCTGCGTCCCGACGGCAAGACCCAGGTCACGGTGGAGTACGCCGACGGAGAGCCCCGCCGGGTGAAAACGGTGATCATCGCCGCCCAGCACGACGAGGAAGTTCTGCCCGAGAAGCTGGCGCAGGCGATAAAAGCCGAGGTCATCGCCAAGGTCATCCAGCCGGAGTGGCTGGACTCCGAGACGGAGTACCACATCAACGGAACCGGGAGGTTCACCTTCGGCGGCCCGCAGGCCGACGCCGGCCTCACCGGTCGCAAGATAATCGTGGACACCTACGGCGGCCACGGCGCCCACGGGGGCGGCTGCTTCTCCGGCAAGGACCCGTCGAAGGTGGACCGCTCGGCCAGCTACATGGCCCGTTACATCGCCAAAAATATCGTCGCCGCCGGACTGGCCCGCACGCTCGAGCTCCAGTTGGCGTACTGCATCGGGGTGGCCCAGCCGGTGAGCATCCTCGTCGAAACCTTCGGCACGGCCAAGGTGGACGAGGAGGCCCTCGAGCGCGCGGTGCGAAAAATCTTCGATCTGCGGCCCAAAGCCATCATCGAGCGGCTGGACCTGCTCCGCCCCATCTACAAGAAGACCGCCGCCTACGGCCACTTCGGCCGGGAGCTGCCCGAATTCACCTGGGAGAAGACCGACGCGGTCTCCGACCTCCACAACGCGGTGTAACGAAACGAAGTGACGCCTCTCCGGCGAACCTTTTCGACGGTCACGAGGCTGTCCCCTTCGACCTCTCATGGCCACCGATGGCTCTATCGGCTTCTCAGCGGTTCCGCTTCGGGGTGATGCTCGACGAGCCCCGGCTCGCCGGTTGGCAGATAAGGTGTCTCGAAGCGTTGAGATCGGTCGAGGGGGTGGCGCCGGCGCTTTTCATCCTCAACGCCGACGCGCGTAGGTCCTGGTTCAAGAGGTTTCTGCGGGTTCTCTTCTCGCGCGATTTCCCCTTCGCCGTTTACTCCAGGTTGTTCGTTCACGCCCCCTGTCTCGAGAAGCGCGAACTGCCGCGCGACCTCGACGGGGTGCCCGTTTTATCCTGCCGGGTGACCACCAAAGGCCGCTTCTCCCAATATTTCACCGAGGAGGACCTGGAGGCAATCCGCGGCCATCGGCTGGACTTCATCCTGCGCTTCGGTTTCAACATCATCCGGGGCGGGATACTCGAGGCGGCCAGGTTCGGCGTCTGGTCCTTCCACCACGGGGACGAGAGGCGCTATCGGGGTTCACCGCCCTGTTTCTGGGAGGTATACCACAGTGATCCGGTCACCGGCACGATTCTCCAGCGGCTCACGGACAGGCTCGATGGCGGGATTGTGCTGAAACGGCATTACTACGTGACGGATAAGCATTCATATACGAATAACTTGAGTAAAGCCCTCCGCGCCGGCGCCGCCATGCCGGCCCAGGTGTGCCGGGACATCCAAAACGGGAACGCCGGCTACCTGGATGATCCCCCCTCCGCGACGAAGGCGCCGATTCGTTACAACCCCACCTTCTTCCGGCTGGTCCGTTTCCTGGGCGGACAATCGGTGAGAATGCTCAAGCGGTTGGTCTCCCACTATTTTCTGCATGAAACCTGGAACGTGGGGATAGTTAACCAACCCATAGAGGGCTTTCTCGAAGACCGGCGGCCTCTCGACATAGAATGGCTGCCGGAGGCTCCCCGTGGGCGGTTCTACGCCGACTGTTTCGGGGTCGCCCGCGCCACGGGCGGGGGAACCGTCTTCCTGGAGCACTACGACCACCGGAAGGGACGGGGGGAGATCGGCTGCGTGGACGTGCCCCGCGAGGGATTATCCGCGGCCCTCCCGCCCGTCGCCGCAATCCGAGAGCCGTACCACCTGTCCTACCCCTTCCTCATCTCGTCCGACGGCGAGATTTTCTGTCTCCCCGAGGCCACGGAGAGCGGAAATTTGACCCTCTATCGGGCGGTAGATTTCCCCCGCCGGTGGACGAGGGAGAAGGTGCTCGTGAATGACGTCCGCGCCGTCGATCCCACGGTCGTGCATCACGACGGATTATGGTGGCTTTTTTTCTGCGGGGATGAGCCCGACATCCCCCTTTATGTCTGGTACTCGGACAGCCTCCTGGGAACCTGGAGACCCTGCGAAAACAATCCGGTCAAGGTGGATGTTCGTTGCTCCCGTTCCGCGGGGACGCCTTTCATCCACGGCGGCGCCCTCTACCGGCCGGTCCAGGATTGCTCGTCGGATTACGGCAGGCGCGTGTTTCTGATGCGGGTGAGGCGGCTCACGCCCACCTGTTTCGAGGAGGAGCCGGTTTCCTCCGTCGCGCCGGAGCCGTCTTCCCCCTACCCCCATGGGTTGCACACACTGTCCGCCTTCGGTAAAAAAACCCTGGTGGACGGCAAACGGTTGCGCTACACTCCCTTCAAGCTGTTGTATCAGTTGCCGCGAATTGGAGATTCTCTGAGACGCTTTACCGGACGTACGGTTTGACGAGGAGTTTTCGTGAAAAACGATGTCAGCGACCTGAGCCTGGCCCCCGAGGGTAAGCTCAAGATTGAATGGGCCGAGCGCCAGATGCCCACCCTGCGCCTCGTGCGGGAGCGCTTCGAGCGGGAGCGCCCCCTCGCCGGGCTCACCCTGGCCTGTTGCCTCCACGTCACCACGGAGACCGCCAACCTGATGCGGACCCTGGTGACGGGCGGGGCCGAAGTCTACCTCTGCGCCTCCAACCCCCTCTCGACCCAGGACCAGACCGCCGCCAGCCTGGTGAGCGATTACGGCGTCAACGTCTTCGCCCGGTACGGTGAGGATTCGAAGACCTACTACTCCCACCTGCGCGCCTGTCTGGACGCCGGTCCCGACATCACCATGGACGACGGCGCCGACCTGGTTTCCACCATGCACACCGAGTACCCCGGGCTGCTGAAGACCGTCCTGGGCTCCACCGAGGAGACCACCACCGGGGTCATCCGGCTGCGGGCCATGGAGGCCGACGGCGCCCTGAAAATCCCGGTCATCGCCGTCAACGACGCCGACACCAAGCACCTCTTCGACAACCGCTACGGCACCGGCCAGTCCACGCTGGACGGCATCCTGCGCGCCACCAACACGCTCATCGCCGGAAGCGTCTTCGTGATCGCCGGTTACGGCTGGTGCGGCCACGGGGTCGCCGCCCGGGCCAAGGGGCAGGGGGCCAGCGTCATCATCACCGAGATAAACCCCGTCAGGGCCCTGGAGGCGGTCATGGACGGCTTCCGGGTGATGCACATGGACGAGGCCGCGCCGCTGGGCGACATTTTCGTCACCGTCACCGGCAACCGCGACGTCATCGCCCTGGACCACTTCGACTCGATGAAGGACGGGGCCATCGTGGCCAACGCCGGTCACTTCAACGTCGAAATCCAGGTGGAGGAGCTGCGGGCCTACGCGACGAGGCGGCGTGAGATTCGCCCCAACCTGGTCGAGTACACCCTGCCGAAGGGGCACGCGGTCTTCGTCCTGGGCGAGGGTCGCCTGGTGAACCTCGCCGCCGCCGAGGGGCACCCGGCCAAGGTGATGGACCTATCCTTCTGCGGGCAGGCCCTGGCCGCTGAATTCCTGAAAAAAACCACCGGGCTGGCGCCTCGGGTTCACACCTTCCCGGCCGAGGTGGATTCCACAATCGCCACGCTCAAACTCGAGAGCATGGGCGTCGCCATAGACGTCCTGACTGAACGGCAGCGGAAGTACCTCGCATCCTGGCGCGAGGGCACTTAGAACCGGCTGACGGGGTGGGAGAACATGCTGTACCGACTCGGGGTGACGGTTGGATTGGCGCTGGTCCTGGGGCTCCTCCCGGCTGCCTGCGAACGGGCGGGAGAGCCGGTGGAGGA
The sequence above is a segment of the bacterium genome. Coding sequences within it:
- the metK gene encoding methionine adenosyltransferase, which produces MMKKKHFFTSESVTEGHPDKIADQISDGVLDSALEQDIHSRVACETLVTTGLAIVTGEITTNGFIDIPSIVRGTVKEIGYTDARMGFDYESIGILSAIDPQSPDIAQGVNESSAHEQGAGDQGLMFGYATDETPELMPLTASLAHKLAMRLAEVRKTGVVSHLRPDGKTQVTVEYADGEPRRVKTVIIAAQHDEEVLPEKLAQAIKAEVIAKVIQPEWLDSETEYHINGTGRFTFGGPQADAGLTGRKIIVDTYGGHGAHGGGCFSGKDPSKVDRSASYMARYIAKNIVAAGLARTLELQLAYCIGVAQPVSILVETFGTAKVDEEALERAVRKIFDLRPKAIIERLDLLRPIYKKTAAYGHFGRELPEFTWEKTDAVSDLHNAV
- a CDS encoding PorV/PorQ family protein, coding for MREISPRSHRVRILLMTLVLASLALAADGPGTVGADFLRLGIGARPMALAGAYTAIADDVFGMAANPAGMAQIINAELGSYYANIIGDVHHGWIGFTHDISDMWSYGVELNMVYTSETRRDSYGDPIGTYSVGLGTLGGAISMEPLPGFSLGLSGHYVVQKYDQEVGQGFAGDFGLLYHTRFNGLRVGLVLENLGPKVKFQELSESMPMGVRVGLGSSMFQETLTVTGDFSYGFEGTLEACAGVEWEAVRGVSFRAGYNILGDFDSWSGISLGIGLDALSGLIVGELDYAFVPQLPMGYVHRVSYTLKF
- the ahcY gene encoding adenosylhomocysteinase, with the protein product MKNDVSDLSLAPEGKLKIEWAERQMPTLRLVRERFERERPLAGLTLACCLHVTTETANLMRTLVTGGAEVYLCASNPLSTQDQTAASLVSDYGVNVFARYGEDSKTYYSHLRACLDAGPDITMDDGADLVSTMHTEYPGLLKTVLGSTEETTTGVIRLRAMEADGALKIPVIAVNDADTKHLFDNRYGTGQSTLDGILRATNTLIAGSVFVIAGYGWCGHGVAARAKGQGASVIITEINPVRALEAVMDGFRVMHMDEAAPLGDIFVTVTGNRDVIALDHFDSMKDGAIVANAGHFNVEIQVEELRAYATRRREIRPNLVEYTLPKGHAVFVLGEGRLVNLAAAEGHPAKVMDLSFCGQALAAEFLKKTTGLAPRVHTFPAEVDSTIATLKLESMGVAIDVLTERQRKYLASWREGT
- a CDS encoding immune inhibitor A is translated as MRATLILLLFFCASWAMPGMPLELYDYYGLTVPANLTEPERPDGVDQPSPVPTTANFTVRPLILLVDFDDQPADKDIHPPLEYGKIIFRRNQEPGTFTDYWDEVTGSRVRIVGDEESDVDSAWIRVSGTYDPTGEDLDYAFFTDGEYGFGGYPHNTQGMVRYALMAADPRINFADYDNDGPDGIPRSADPEHSDDDGYVDALFVVHAGWGAEQSRDPGNIWSCKWDLESDGGPGSFATDDGVKIKDFMVVPEELLDNSDDGNELLITIGVFCHDFGYKLGLPALYDTTPNRWDADSYGIGYWGLMGYGAWTGIVAYPQRVPLPGNCPVHPCAWSKYHAGWVTVTNATQGRNQPHAIYRAESSAPPDATRFLRITIAGPEEYFLLENRQQVGFDRGLSFLAHIDPDDPTPCDGLLIWHIDERVIEDNLAGNTVNGNKQHKGVDLEEADGYNDLDFRVNLGDDGDPFPGKFSKREFGPDTTPDSLPYGSSESTCYIERISDSGNPMTLYVTSIRNPLTQGVMAGPNPYYPERDDHLTFFFKFGIRVTVRIYTLSGDLVRTIGEDEVDEAFGQATWYGDNDNGSQVATGLYFFTVDSGDYHVGHGKFTVIR